The following are encoded together in the Montipora capricornis isolate CH-2021 chromosome 5, ASM3666992v2, whole genome shotgun sequence genome:
- the LOC138048530 gene encoding uncharacterized protein: protein MDEKCTVEVIAPKSENDILRKTIAYLYEQHKQWSERNKGLVCLANQLHDTIQEVASLEAQNRRLEESLARAENRIAQLSLMASNGNSSQGAIVTPGVSKKILECLSRENTRLKGVIRQMTARASEDAIDLATENCDLHDVIMKLRDDRDGKRQKIQELEKILHNIQDENVDGLKHQNVHLVHKVTELSRKLDVKQVFCETIVTENETLKRTMQSSEGEKMVYVREVKSVIGKSLAAREVMSQVWDKEGNGSNEESDNDDLEENSKTLGGKDVEKRIEKEKGLRMESDAAGLHQQVRDLQRRVEHQHDLEAEKVNALTAEIGQAK from the coding sequence ATGGACGAAAAATGCACTGTTGAAGTTATCGCCCCAAAATCAGAGAACGATATTTTACGCAAGACAATTGCGTATCTGTACGAACAACATAAACAATGGAGTGAACGAAACAAGGGACTCGTATGTCTCGCGAATCAATTACACGACACAATTCAAGAAGTCGCGTCTCTAGAGGCCCAAAATCGACGACTGGAAGAGAGTCTTGCTAGAGCCGAAAATAGAATCGCGCAGTTGAGTTTGATGGCAAGTAACGGAAATTCTTCTCAGGGAGCCATTGTGACGCCTGGAGTGTCAAAAAAGATCTTAGAGTGTCTCAGCCGAGAAAATACAAGGCTTAAAGGGGTCATACGGCAAATGACGGCCAGAGCTTCGGAGGACGCGATCGATTTGGCAACAGAAAATTGCGATCTACACGACGTCATCATGAAATTAAGGGATGATAGAGATGGAAAAAGGCAGAAGATACAGGAACTCGAGAAAATATTGCATAATATTCAAGACGAAAATGTAGATGGTTTAAAGCATCAAAATGTGCATTTGGTGCACAAAGTCACAGAGCTATCGAGAAAGCTGGACGTCAAGCAAGTATTTTGCGAAACCATCGTCACCGAAAACGAGACTCTAAAAAGAACAATGCAATCGTCAGAGGGCGAAAAGATGGTCTACGTGCGCGAGGTAAAGTCAGTAATCGGGAAATCTCTGGCAGCGCGAGAGGTCATGAGTCAAGTTTGGGACAAAGAGGGCAACGGTTCTAacgaagaaagcgacaacgatGACTTGGAAGAAAATAGCAAAACACTTGGAGGTAAAGATGTGGAAAAACGGATAGAGAAAGAGAAAGGTTTGCGAATGGAAAGCGATGCTGCCGGGTTACACCAACAGGTCCGAGACTTGCAAAGACGTGTTGAACACCAACACGATCTCGAAGCTGAAAAAGTGAATGCGCTGACGGCGGAAATCGGACAAGCTAAATAA